One window from the genome of Streptomyces sp. NBC_00091 encodes:
- a CDS encoding sulfite exporter TauE/SafE family protein has translation MSALVLVVIGVLTGLTTVLFGFGGGFVTVPVIIWVDAAAGTAAATVAVATSSLVMVTGAVVATAATPRPVLRRLRGTAPLLLLLGAGGSCGAFAAAFAPAVLIHWGFVAYLTVTVVDVLARPGFLRPETAADAAAGHRSFAIPAALGMPIGAVASLLGVGGSVMTVPLLRRSGLPMGTAAALANPLTAAISAPACVVFLTTTHGTDTGTGVPAVGSVDLGAAGLLLLGALPVVVLLRRRPPRIADHLHAWGYVALLGLALTAMLVRTP, from the coding sequence ATGAGTGCTCTCGTTCTTGTCGTCATCGGGGTCCTGACCGGGTTGACCACCGTGCTGTTCGGTTTCGGAGGAGGCTTCGTCACCGTCCCCGTCATCATCTGGGTGGACGCCGCCGCGGGTACAGCAGCGGCGACCGTCGCGGTGGCGACCTCGTCGCTGGTGATGGTCACGGGCGCGGTGGTGGCCACCGCGGCCACGCCCCGGCCGGTCCTGCGCCGCCTGCGGGGTACCGCCCCGCTGCTGCTCCTGCTCGGGGCCGGGGGATCCTGCGGCGCGTTCGCCGCGGCCTTCGCGCCGGCCGTGCTGATCCACTGGGGGTTCGTGGCCTATCTGACGGTCACCGTCGTCGACGTGCTCGCCCGCCCGGGGTTCCTGCGCCCGGAGACCGCTGCCGACGCCGCCGCCGGGCACCGGTCGTTCGCGATACCCGCCGCGCTCGGGATGCCCATCGGCGCGGTCGCCTCGCTCCTCGGCGTCGGAGGGAGTGTCATGACCGTACCGCTGTTGCGGCGTTCGGGACTCCCGATGGGCACCGCGGCGGCACTGGCCAACCCCCTCACCGCCGCCATCAGCGCCCCGGCATGCGTGGTCTTCCTCACCACCACCCACGGGACGGACACCGGGACGGGGGTGCCGGCCGTCGGCTCCGTCGACCTCGGCGCGGCCGGCCTGCTCCTCCTCGGAGCCCTCCCGGTCGTCGTGCTCCTGCGCCGAAGGCCCCCGCGCATCGCGGATCACCTCCACGCCTGGGGGTACGTCGCCCTCCTGGGCCTGGCTCTGACCGCCATGCTGGTACGGACACCGTGA